The Cylindrospermum stagnale PCC 7417 genome segment CCAAAAGCGATGATCGCATCCCCCACAGCCACACCAACCCTACCCAAAGCAAAAACCCAAACCCTGCGAGAAATCCTCGCCCAAGCAGAACCCACCGCAGTCGTTGAGCAAAAACCCGTAAATATACTATTGGCAGGGCGCACAGGTTCCGGAAAAAGTAGCCTGATTAACACGTTATTTCAGGCAGACTTAGCAACCGTCGATGTATTGCCCAGTACCGACCAGATTCAAAGTTACCACTGGCAGACCCAAAGCAGAGAAACCCTGACTCTATGGGATACACCAGGCTACGAACAAGTAAACCGTGGGAATCTGCGAGACTTAGTACTGGACTATGCCAGCAACGCCGATTTACTACTGTTAGTTACTCCAGCCCTCGATCCTGCCTTGCAAATGGATGTGGACTTTCTGCAAGATATCAAAGCAGAAGTTGCAGACTTACCCGTAATTACCGTTGTCACTCAAGTCGATCGCCTGCGTCCTCTGCGTGAGTGGGAAGCAAACTATGATTGGCAAAAAGGCGATCGCCCAAAAGAAATTGCCATCCGGGAAGCTACAGAGTATCGCACCCAGCGGCTGAGTGAATATTCTCATCTGGTTTTACCCATCGTCACCGCTGATATCAACACAGATCGTAGCGCTTGGGGAGTAGAAGCATTATCTTGGGGACTAGTCGATGCGATCGCCCCAGCCAAGCAACTGCGTCTCACCCGCTTTTTGCGTAACCTAGAAACCCGAACCATCACCGCCGCCAAAATCATTGACCATTACACCTTCCAAATGGCAACCACCCAAGGACTAGCTGCACTACTCAAAAGTCCCGTCCTCCATTTCATTTCCACCCTATCAACCGGATCACCCACCCTTGCCTATCTGCTAGCAGAAAAAATTCCTGTCGAACAGTTGCCTATCGTCATTGGCAAGCTCCAGATGGCTTATGAACTGTTTCCACTTTTGAATACAGGCACTTTTAACCCGCTCAACTTTGACCTACTATCCCTCTGGCCGTTGTTACTAGAAAACTCCGCCTCACCTGACCGCAACGCTTGGGCATTTGGTCACGCCTTGGTGGAATACTGGACTCAGAATCTGACAGTTGAGCAACTCCGGGAGCGATTTGATTACTATCTCCAGCAGGCTTGAGTCAAACCTACACATCTAGAGAAGTATTTCTGGGACTGGGATTTAGGTCTGTTTCGCTGTACTTGATTCCATGAAAAATAGCCATAGTTCTTCTCAAGTGCTATGGTGATTCTGTACCAATAGCTGCCGTAGTTATTCTCACCGCGCTGTGTTCAACAGTGTTAGTTTGACCCACCATGCAGCTTTCCACCTACTGTGCTTTCTAATGTGTTTTGCTAGTTGACGTTGTCAAATCGATTCTTTATCGTAGATGTTGATAATTTTCTGCCGCAAATCCCATGAATATGCCTTTATTTTCACCAGTTTGCTATGAGAGCTATCTCTTCTGTTACTGTTCTTTTACTCAACGAAAGCAAAGCTATAGTTCCTGATGACTTCCCGGCTGGTACACAACGGTATTTTTGTTTGGACAAGAGATATGACTATGCTAAAGTACAGCAGATTGTAAATTGGGGATACATGAGAATATTCCCGACTATCGTAGACGACACTGCATTGCCGAACGCACTCATGGATAAATCCCTTTCGGTAAAACAAGGTAGAAAATTATTTAGCACAACTATTCAGTTTGCTTGTGCTTTAATTATATTTCGCTCAGAGGATGTCTGAAAAGTTGTTTGTGATAAATAAAACACTCGTAGATTCCCCCAACCCCCCGAACGGGGGGCAAAAACTTCTCAAAGTCCCCCAAGGATTGGGGGATTTAGGGGGATCTCGATCAATTTTGATCCAAATCAGACATCCTCTCAACCCGATTTTTTCCATCGGCTCTAAGTGGATATAAATACAAATTTACTATCAGACTATAATTGTAGCCAATGGCTAAAGTAGTCTCAGCGAAGCTAAGAATCATCACAGCCATAATAAAATTATGTTACAGTTATTTAAGATTAATTTATACATAAAAAATACCAGGAACTTTTCACTCCTCCAGCCCAGACATAATGCAAAAATAAGTTGGATAAATTTGGAGCAGAATAATTTTCAATGAATAGTTTTATATGAAAAAAATAATTTATTTTTTCAATCATCCTCACAATCCACTCGACTTCAGTTAAAGCCTCAATCAGATTTTTCAATCAGTATTTCAAGTCCTGTCTAGCTTATTAGCAAATAAAATATTAATAAATGATGGAGAATAATTCTTCTCAATCTTCAAGTTATCCCCAGAATAAGAACTCTGTAAATCCATACCTTCAGCCTCAACCTTTACCTTGGTCTGAAGAGCAAGGCGATGATTCGAGTTTATCAGAATTTCTAGGAGTCCTCAGGCGACGATGGTTGGTCATTACAGGGGTAGCTATGACTGCGATGACAACCGTAATTATCGGCTGGAGTTTGAGCCAAAAGCAACCAGAATATGAAGGCAATTTTCAGCTGTTAGTGGAATCTGTGAATAATGACACCAAAGCAGTGGAGCTTGTCAAAGATCCTAATTTAGATAAGTCTAATCTAGACTACGAAAGTCAAATTCAGGTTCTCAAAAGTTCACAACTGATGGCAGGAACTATAAAGCATTTGCAAGCCTTCTATCCAGACATCAACTATAATTCTCTACTCAAGTTTCTGACTATTACTCGGTTAGGTCAAACTAAGATTATAGAAGTTCGATATCGTAGTAACGACCCCGATAAAATTAAAGTAGTTCTAGACCGGATTGCTCAGGATTACTTAAACTACAGTTTGGAAAAACGCCAAACCAGGTTACGTCAAGGAATGAGATTTGTTGAAAGACAACTTATGCCCTTACAGAATCGGGTTGACCAGATCCAAAAAGAACTGCAAATTTTTCGACAAAAGTATAACTTCAACGATCCAGAAACTCAGGTAGGGCAAATCGCTAAACTATCTGGTAGCTTGTCTGATCAACGACAAATAGTGGATTTACAATTGGTCGAAGCTAGGGCTAATATAGCTTTCCTACAGGGAAAAAATGGCTCACTGGCAGCGCTAAACAACGCGGCTGTCTATCAGCAGTTAATTGCCTATCAACGGCAATTAGATATTCAGATTGCTATGGAGTCAACTCGCTTGCAGGAGGACAACCCAACCATGCAAGTATTGAAGGAAAAACGGGAAAGTATGTTGTCCTTGCTACGCCAAGAGTCACAGCGCTTCTTGGGTATAAAGCTCGCAGAAATAAGTACTAAAATTCAAAGTCTAGAGGTGCAAAGGCAAGAGCTTGATAAAATTGAAACGCAACTTGAACAACAACGCAAGCAATTACCAATTTTAGTCCGACAATACAGCGAAATACAGCGGAAATTGCAGATAGCTAATGAAAGCCTAAATCGCTTTTTATCTACCCGAGAAACCCTCCAAATTCAAATATCCCAAACAGAACTTGATTGGCAATTACTTCAGCCACCTAATAAACCAGAAAAGCCCATAATGTCTGCGGATATTACACGTACCCTGATCCCAGGATTGAGCGCGAGTATCATCTTAGGAATTGGTGTTGCTTTACTCAAAGAAAAAATCGACAACACTTACCACAGCGTCGATATCCTGAAGGAGAAGACCAAACTGCCGTTGTTAGGAAATATTCCATTTGAAAAGCAGCTCCAAAATCATCAAAACAAGACTTCTACAAAGGAAAATACGATAGTAAGAATAGCCAATTCCCTTGCTGAAGATCTTCCCAAATTGGCTGTATTACCTGAGCAAGACTCCACTAAATATTCAGCACAATTTTTAGAAGCTTTACGGGTACTTTATACCAATATTCAACTGCTCTCTACTGATCGCCAAATTCGCTCGATCATCATCAGTTCAGCTATGCCTGGTGACGGTAAGTCTACGGTTGCTTTCCATCTAGCTCAAATAGCTACAGGAATGGGGCAAAGAGTACTACTTGTGGATGCGGATTTACGCCAACCCAAGATTCACACCCTATCAGATTTAAATAACCTCTGGGGATTGAGTAATTTAATTACTACAAACTTGCCAGTAGGGGAAGTGATTCGGCAGTTACCTTCTATGAACCAATTATCTGTGATCACTGCTGGGCCCATACCCCCAGATCCCACAAAATTGCTATCGTCGGAAAAGATGAAGCGACTGATAGCAGACTTCCAAAACACCTTTGACTTAGTAATTTATGACGCTCCCCCCTTGGTGGGACTAGCTGACGCTAGCCTTCTGGCACCCCTAACTGACGGCATGTTGATGTTAGTAAGAATTGACAAAACAGACTCTTCGGTACTTAAGCGAGCTTTAGAGCACCTGAAAATCTCCCGAATGAATGTTTTAGGTATGGTTAGCAATGGTCAGAAGAAGAACTTCAGCGATTATTAGGACTATGAGATTGTGTACCAAGCAAATATAGGTTAGTAGACTTCAGTTATTGTCAACTTAAGTCCATGCACTAAACTAAGCCACGGACGAAACCATAGTATAAGGCGATACCGTTTTTAGTGCGGCGCGCCATCTCGAACGCGCAAAGCGTGTGCTTTGCACTCAGCGCTGCTGCTTTGGTGCCGATCGCGTTTGGCCATTGCACATCAGCCTACAGTCACCACACCACAAGTTCATGACCCACGCTTATTCCAGTGTCTAGCCTTATGGTAGTTTAAAGCTACACTCATGTATTGCAATAGATAACTTTTACCTCATGACTGGAGAGCAAAAACTTGGGAATAGAACTACGCAGTTTCGTATTTCTCGACAACCTGCAACCTCAACATGCAGCATATATGGGAACAGTAGCCCAAGGGTTCTTGCCATTACCGGGAGAT includes the following:
- a CDS encoding GTPase family protein, which encodes MVRLKIWQWVVLATPIATIVIFLLISAGLQIHTWGISWIWAVFTLIFVGWRSLLVKWTKPAVNQIETVLAEVRQELESAAEDTTAPSAGKDATSQAETALQEILKASLSDRPIWEDWQTFWTRCQDVVIAIAKIYYPEVKYPLLNIYVPQAYGLIRGTVDDLDQWIQKLSPVLNQVTVGQAYQGYEVYRRLEPSARKFWQAWNWAQWLLNPVAAVAKQASKGYSNQATQELLMNLSQLLREAALRNLCRQAIALYSGRTPKAMIASPTATPTLPKAKTQTLREILAQAEPTAVVEQKPVNILLAGRTGSGKSSLINTLFQADLATVDVLPSTDQIQSYHWQTQSRETLTLWDTPGYEQVNRGNLRDLVLDYASNADLLLLVTPALDPALQMDVDFLQDIKAEVADLPVITVVTQVDRLRPLREWEANYDWQKGDRPKEIAIREATEYRTQRLSEYSHLVLPIVTADINTDRSAWGVEALSWGLVDAIAPAKQLRLTRFLRNLETRTITAAKIIDHYTFQMATTQGLAALLKSPVLHFISTLSTGSPTLAYLLAEKIPVEQLPIVIGKLQMAYELFPLLNTGTFNPLNFDLLSLWPLLLENSASPDRNAWAFGHALVEYWTQNLTVEQLRERFDYYLQQA
- a CDS encoding GumC family protein, whose translation is MENNSSQSSSYPQNKNSVNPYLQPQPLPWSEEQGDDSSLSEFLGVLRRRWLVITGVAMTAMTTVIIGWSLSQKQPEYEGNFQLLVESVNNDTKAVELVKDPNLDKSNLDYESQIQVLKSSQLMAGTIKHLQAFYPDINYNSLLKFLTITRLGQTKIIEVRYRSNDPDKIKVVLDRIAQDYLNYSLEKRQTRLRQGMRFVERQLMPLQNRVDQIQKELQIFRQKYNFNDPETQVGQIAKLSGSLSDQRQIVDLQLVEARANIAFLQGKNGSLAALNNAAVYQQLIAYQRQLDIQIAMESTRLQEDNPTMQVLKEKRESMLSLLRQESQRFLGIKLAEISTKIQSLEVQRQELDKIETQLEQQRKQLPILVRQYSEIQRKLQIANESLNRFLSTRETLQIQISQTELDWQLLQPPNKPEKPIMSADITRTLIPGLSASIILGIGVALLKEKIDNTYHSVDILKEKTKLPLLGNIPFEKQLQNHQNKTSTKENTIVRIANSLAEDLPKLAVLPEQDSTKYSAQFLEALRVLYTNIQLLSTDRQIRSIIISSAMPGDGKSTVAFHLAQIATGMGQRVLLVDADLRQPKIHTLSDLNNLWGLSNLITTNLPVGEVIRQLPSMNQLSVITAGPIPPDPTKLLSSEKMKRLIADFQNTFDLVIYDAPPLVGLADASLLAPLTDGMLMLVRIDKTDSSVLKRALEHLKISRMNVLGMVSNGQKKNFSDY